Sequence from the Acidimicrobiia bacterium genome:
CTCTGCCAGCCCGACCAGACGCCGCCGGCGTAGTGCTGCCACCAGACCGCGTTGTCCGCGCCCTTGATGAACGCCGACATCCCGGAGCCGTCGTTCACCGTCGTCGGGCCGCTGGCCAGATAGGGGCCCTGGCTCTGGTAGCCGGCGAACGCGCTGCCGATCCCGTGCTGGGACCACATGGCGTTGTCGGTCTGCCGCACGAAGACCGAGATCCCGAGCTGCGGCGTGGCGGACTGCTCCGCGGAGCGGACCTCGCTGACGGAGTTCACGCCCGACACTTGGTAGTAGTACGTCGTGCCGTTCGTGAGGTTGTTGTTGTCGTAGGTCGTCGTCGGCGGGCTGACGGTCGCAATCGGGACGGCGCCTTCCCCGCCGGGGCTCGTCCCCCGGTAGACCCTGAAGCTGGTGGCCGTGCCCCCGGTCGGCACCCACGACAGGTGGACGGTGGCGTCCCGGGCGGTGACGGTGAGCGTCGGTGGGCCCGGCGGTCCGGGGGTGATCGTCTGCTCGGTCGAGCGCGTCTCGTCGACCACGTTTTGGGCGCTGACTTGATAGAAGTACGGAGTCTCGTTGACGGCCGTGTTGTCGTCGTACGTCGTCGAGCCCGGCCCGACCGAGTTGAGGAAGGTCTCGCCGCCGCTCGACGTGCCGCGATAGATCCTGTACGCGGTGAGCGGGTTCCCACCGTCGCTGGCCGGTGCGGTCCACGACAGGTGCACGACGCTGTTGCCACCCGTGAGCGTCAGCGCGGTCGGGGCGCCCGGGCCGGTGTAGTCCAGGAGGTTGGGGCTGCCGGCGCCGGGGTTCACCACGTGGTTGGCGGTGGCGGTGCCTTGCAGGGCCGTCTTCACTTGCGCCGGCGTGGCGGCGGCGTGGCCGCTGAGGTAGAGGGCGGCGGTGCCGGCGACGAGCGGGGTCGACATCGACGTCCCGCTGAGGACGTGCGTGTCGGTGTCGCTGCCGTTGTAGTCCGAGAGGACGTTGGTGCCGGGCGCGAACATCGTCACGCAGCTCCCGATGTTCGAGAACGCCGCTCGGGTGTCGGTGTTGTCGGTCGCCGCCACGACCAGGGCCCCCGACACGTCGGCCGGTGACTTCGTGCACGCGTCGGCGCCGCTGTTGTTGCCGGACGCGATGGCGTAGGTGATGCCCGAGTTGATGGACGCGGTGACGGCGTCGTCGAGCGGCTGGTACTGGTTGCCCCCGAGGCTCATGTTGGCGACCGCGGGGTGGACCGCGTGGGCGGTGACCCAGTCCACGCCGCTGATCACGCCGGAGTCGGCGCCCGACCCGGTGCAGTCGAGGACCCGAACCTTGACCAGCGTGATCGACTTCGCCACGCCGTAGGTGCTGCCCCCGAGCGTGCCGCTCACGTGGGTGCCGTGGCCGGCGCAGTCCCCGCCGTTCGTCAAGTCCTGCCCGTCGGCCACGAAGTTGTTGCCGTAGATAGCTCGGCCGCCGAAGTCCTGGTGCGTGAGCCGGATGCCGGTGTCGATGATGTAGGCGTGGACGCCGGATCCGGTCGCCCCGTAGGTGTACGCGCCGTCGAGCGGGAGGCTGTGCTGGTCGATCCGATCGATGTTCGGCTGGGCCGGGTTCTCGATGGTGGTCGCGTGCGCGACGCCGTCC
This genomic interval carries:
- a CDS encoding S8 family serine peptidase codes for the protein MSRTHVRTVAEPIPGQYVVTLRGPAWFDPVGNSTTLTREHGGSVFAVYSHAVHGFAARMTAGQAAAMAADPSVASVTQDGVAHATTIENPAQPNIDRIDQHSLPLDGAYTYGATGSGVHAYIIDTGIRLTHQDFGGRAIYGNNFVADGQDLTNGGDCAGHGTHVSGTLGGSTYGVAKSITLVKVRVLDCTGSGADSGVISGVDWVTAHAVHPAVANMSLGGNQYQPLDDAVTASINSGITYAIASGNNSGADACTKSPADVSGALVVAATDNTDTRAAFSNIGSCVTMFAPGTNVLSDYNGSDTDTHVLSGTSMSTPLVAGTAALYLSGHAAATPAQVKTALQGTATANHVVNPGAGSPNLLDYTGPGAPTALTLTGGNSVVHLSWTAPASDGGNPLTAYRIYRGTSSGGETFLNSVGPGSTTYDDNTAVNETPYFYQVSAQNVVDETRSTEQTITPGPPGPPTLTVTARDATVHLSWVPTGGTATSFRVYRGTSPGGEGAVPIATVSPPTTTYDNNNLTNGTTYYYQVSGVNSVSEVRSAEQSATPQLGISVFVRQTDNAMWSQHGIGSAFAGYQSQGPYLASGPTTVNDGSGMSAFIKGADNAVWWQHYAGGVWSGWQSLGGYITSPPTAVSDASGSVWVLVRGGDNALWWKHETSGTWSSSWQTEGGYLATPPVAVADAAHSVWVFAQGADHALWLQHETSGTWLPGWLTEGGYLASPPSPVADGTGVWVFVRGADNGLWYQHETSGTWAAGYQTLGPYIAALPGPTAVSDGPASVWVFIRGADNAFWYQHETNGNWMSGYQTLGGYVGSTPALLSDAAGSVWVFAAGSDTALWYQHFASGSWAPGFVSLGGSLNADPSATIG